The proteins below are encoded in one region of Paenibacillus sp. YYML68:
- a CDS encoding MBL fold metallo-hydrolase, giving the protein MKKTMIYTLLTIITLLAAAALYMTLHPVFGGNVSPEQKEQFAKLSNYADGKFVNQVPTQMDMNASNVWSMLKDSMSGAKDRNPAGQLPVVPIDWSKINSTEDSLTWFGHSAFLLSIDNKKLLVDPMLGPVASPVTFAGSKRYSENMLAVIDKLPPIDAVFITHDHYDHLDYPSIRKLKDKVQHFFVPLGVGVHLTRWGVAEERITELNWWDEMEYEGLTIALTPAKHFSGRGLFNKDTTLWGGWVILGKETRFYTSGDGGYDAHFKEIGQRYGPFDIALIEGGQYDRRWSWVHMTPEEAVQAHNDVNGRNMMLIHWGAFTLAYHGWTEPIERAVAAADQAKVKLIAPPIGETIQLVGELAPSHSSWWKSALER; this is encoded by the coding sequence ATGAAAAAAACGATGATCTACACACTCCTGACGATAATCACCCTACTCGCTGCCGCAGCGTTATATATGACCTTACATCCGGTATTCGGCGGCAACGTATCCCCCGAGCAGAAGGAGCAGTTCGCCAAGCTGAGCAACTATGCCGATGGCAAATTCGTAAACCAAGTACCTACACAGATGGACATGAACGCCTCGAACGTATGGTCCATGCTCAAGGATTCGATGTCCGGCGCCAAGGACCGCAACCCGGCCGGACAGCTGCCTGTCGTCCCGATCGATTGGAGCAAGATCAACAGCACGGAAGACAGCTTAACGTGGTTCGGTCACTCGGCGTTCCTGCTCAGTATCGACAATAAGAAGCTGCTCGTGGACCCGATGCTCGGTCCAGTCGCCTCGCCAGTTACATTCGCAGGAAGCAAGCGCTATAGCGAGAATATGCTCGCTGTGATCGACAAGCTGCCGCCGATTGATGCCGTGTTCATCACGCATGACCACTATGACCACCTCGACTATCCGTCGATTCGCAAGCTGAAGGATAAGGTGCAGCACTTCTTCGTGCCGCTAGGCGTAGGTGTTCACCTCACTCGATGGGGAGTTGCCGAGGAAAGGATCACCGAGCTGAACTGGTGGGATGAGATGGAATATGAAGGGCTGACGATTGCCTTGACGCCTGCGAAGCATTTCTCAGGTCGAGGGCTGTTCAATAAGGATACGACCTTGTGGGGCGGCTGGGTGATCCTCGGGAAAGAGACCCGGTTCTATACGAGCGGCGATGGCGGCTATGACGCCCACTTCAAGGAGATCGGTCAGCGGTACGGCCCGTTCGACATCGCGCTCATCGAAGGAGGTCAATACGACCGCCGCTGGTCGTGGGTGCATATGACACCGGAGGAGGCCGTTCAGGCTCACAACGATGTGAATGGGCGCAACATGATGCTCATCCATTGGGGCGCCTTCACCCTTGCCTATCATGGCTGGACCGAGCCGATCGAGCGCGCTGTAGCCGCAGCCGACCAAGCGAAGGTGAAGCTCATCGCCCCACCGATCGGCGAGACGATTCAATTAGTTGGAGAGCTGGCACCTTCTCATTCCTCATGGTGGAAGTCAGCTCTCGAGCGCTAG
- a CDS encoding TetR/AcrR family transcriptional regulator — MRPRDDNKVEAIFEATVQLVNEIGFAETSISKIARTANVSAATIYIYHENKEDLLIQTYLRIKRSMSEKLFHGLDSSRPVKERFEAIVRNYIAFIYAHQAYFLFLEQIRNSPLLQKWCLDDMNALFQPVFEMFDEGKRQLLLKQADTEMLMVYAVYPIAELVKEHMKKGARLEEDQLNAMLQMSWDAIQA; from the coding sequence ATGAGACCTAGAGACGATAACAAAGTAGAAGCGATATTCGAGGCGACCGTTCAGCTCGTGAATGAGATTGGGTTCGCCGAAACGTCCATCTCCAAGATCGCAAGGACAGCGAACGTATCCGCGGCCACCATCTACATTTATCACGAGAACAAGGAAGACCTGCTCATTCAGACGTACCTCAGAATCAAGCGCAGCATGAGCGAGAAATTGTTCCACGGACTAGACAGCTCCCGGCCGGTCAAGGAACGGTTCGAGGCGATCGTCCGTAACTACATCGCGTTCATCTATGCGCACCAAGCGTACTTCCTCTTCCTGGAGCAGATTCGGAATTCTCCCTTGCTGCAGAAGTGGTGCCTCGACGACATGAACGCACTATTCCAGCCGGTCTTCGAGATGTTCGACGAAGGCAAGAGGCAGCTGCTGTTGAAGCAGGCCGATACCGAGATGCTCATGGTGTACGCCGTCTATCCGATCGCAGAGCTGGTGAAGGAGCATATGAAGAAAGGAGCGAGGCTCGAGGAGGACCAATTGAACGCGATGCTCCAGATGAGCTGGGATGCCATCCAAGCGTAG
- a CDS encoding ABC-F family ATP-binding cassette domain-containing protein, protein MITVEHLSFSFPQKELYTDISFTLEEGQHCAFIGTSGSGKSTLIEMLMDPEKHLFDGKLKIDPNCRIGYVSQFSQVDPAKEMTVYEYISEEFTKIQEKLHTIYAAMATTSDMDSLMEEYQLTLDAMESMGGDDFESRINKKLNLASLAKLKDVSITSLSGGEFKLIQVMKEMLSNPNLMVMDEPDVFLDFENLNALKNLINAHKGMLLVVTHNRYLLNHCFNKIIHLENAEIQEFDGSYIEYHFSLLQTKIELQEIAIAEAEEIERYDHIIDNLRAIATQNSEPSRGRALKARVKFQERLEARRIKAPFVEIKQPNIRFGIEHEIEDAVIVKVDHYSVAFDEVLLENVNFEIKSTDKVAIIGPNGTGKTTLLRDIFRNNQESIDIHADAKVAYLSQLQGETLQDSNTILHEFIDAGFKTYDEVRAYLANYGFEGEILEQKIESLSGGEKNMLQLAKVAANQANLLLLDEPTSHLDIYSQIALEKAIVDYKGAIIMVSHDFYSVVNGMDYVLIVDHKTIRKMSMRKFRQMIYAKHFDKDYLEVELKKNSVEMKIESALKDKNFELAKGFGDELEGLIKKLSALKHAPQALQSKFQKS, encoded by the coding sequence ATGATCACAGTTGAACACTTATCCTTCTCGTTCCCGCAAAAAGAATTGTATACCGACATTTCGTTCACACTGGAAGAAGGGCAGCACTGCGCCTTTATCGGAACTAGCGGCAGCGGGAAAAGCACCCTGATCGAGATGCTGATGGACCCGGAAAAGCATCTGTTCGACGGCAAGCTGAAGATCGATCCGAACTGCCGAATTGGGTACGTCAGTCAGTTCTCGCAGGTGGACCCAGCGAAAGAAATGACCGTTTATGAATATATCAGTGAAGAATTCACCAAGATTCAAGAGAAGCTTCATACAATTTATGCCGCAATGGCGACAACATCGGATATGGATTCGCTGATGGAGGAGTATCAACTCACTCTGGACGCGATGGAATCGATGGGCGGTGACGATTTCGAAAGCCGCATCAATAAGAAGCTGAATCTGGCCAGTCTCGCGAAGCTAAAAGATGTGAGCATAACCTCCTTAAGCGGCGGGGAATTCAAGCTCATTCAAGTCATGAAGGAAATGCTGAGCAATCCTAACTTGATGGTCATGGACGAACCAGATGTATTTCTGGACTTCGAGAATCTGAACGCCCTCAAAAATTTGATCAACGCCCACAAAGGTATGCTGCTGGTCGTGACGCACAACCGCTATCTGTTAAACCATTGCTTCAACAAAATCATTCACCTGGAAAATGCGGAAATTCAAGAGTTTGACGGAAGCTATATCGAATATCATTTCTCGCTGCTTCAGACCAAAATCGAGCTGCAGGAAATCGCCATCGCTGAAGCAGAAGAGATCGAGCGATACGATCACATCATCGACAACCTCAGAGCGATCGCAACCCAAAACTCAGAACCATCCCGAGGCCGAGCGTTAAAAGCCAGAGTGAAGTTCCAAGAAAGACTGGAAGCGCGCAGAATTAAAGCGCCGTTCGTCGAGATCAAGCAGCCGAATATCCGCTTCGGGATCGAGCATGAAATAGAAGACGCGGTTATCGTAAAAGTCGATCATTATAGCGTGGCCTTCGACGAGGTGCTGCTGGAAAACGTAAACTTCGAGATTAAATCGACGGATAAAGTCGCGATCATCGGTCCGAACGGCACCGGAAAAACGACGTTGCTGCGAGACATCTTCCGAAACAATCAGGAGTCGATCGACATTCATGCGGATGCGAAGGTGGCTTACTTATCTCAGCTTCAAGGCGAAACGCTGCAAGATTCGAATACGATCCTGCATGAATTCATCGACGCTGGATTCAAGACGTATGACGAGGTCAGAGCGTATCTGGCGAACTACGGCTTCGAGGGAGAAATACTTGAGCAGAAGATAGAATCGTTGTCCGGCGGAGAAAAAAATATGCTCCAATTGGCGAAGGTCGCGGCCAATCAGGCTAACCTTCTACTGCTTGACGAACCGACGAGCCATTTAGACATCTATTCACAGATTGCGCTGGAAAAAGCCATCGTAGACTATAAAGGTGCGATCATTATGGTTTCGCACGATTTCTATTCCGTCGTGAACGGGATGGATTATGTGCTGATCGTTGATCATAAGACGATTCGAAAAATGAGTATGCGTAAATTTAGACAGATGATCTACGCTAAGCATTTCGATAAAGACTACTTGGAAGTTGAGCTAAAGAAAAATTCGGTCGAAATGAAAATCGAATCGGCCTTGAAAGATAAGAATTTCGAGCTTGCAAAAGGCTTTGGCGACGAGCTGGAAGGATTGATCAAGAAGCTGTCTGCGCTCAAGCATGCGCCACAGGCACTGCAAAGCAAATTTCAGAAAAGCTAG
- a CDS encoding MarR family transcriptional regulator, with amino-acid sequence MQIWNMWKGSFKRIFGRVVKDMSEHTGLSEGDFGILDRLVQFGNGKLRQQESADSMDWDKSRLSHHLTRMEKRGLVVRKPLDTDRGVEVIITSAGKTALDEALPIVSKAIRKYFLDQLTDQDMESITRLAERTKTGPSSSCEDPSA; translated from the coding sequence ATGCAAATATGGAATATGTGGAAAGGTTCCTTCAAAAGAATATTTGGTCGTGTTGTCAAGGACATGTCCGAACACACGGGACTATCTGAGGGTGACTTTGGGATATTAGACCGGTTAGTCCAATTCGGCAACGGCAAGCTTCGCCAACAGGAATCAGCAGACTCGATGGACTGGGATAAGAGTCGATTATCACATCATCTAACGCGTATGGAAAAACGGGGACTTGTTGTGAGGAAACCACTAGACACAGATCGTGGAGTTGAGGTCATCATTACTTCTGCCGGAAAGACAGCTTTGGATGAAGCCCTTCCCATTGTTTCAAAGGCAATACGGAAGTATTTTCTAGATCAGTTAACCGATCAAGACATGGAGTCCATTACTAGACTGGCGGAAAGAACAAAAACAGGACCTTCATCGTCATGTGAAGATCCTTCAGCTTGA
- a CDS encoding AraC family transcriptional regulator, producing the protein MDGLATLNRAIQYIEENLDEDMDLKEAARLACCSEYHFSRMFSFLAGITLSEYIRRRRLTLAAFELQAGNVRILDMAVKYGYGSADAFSRAFQSLHGFPPSLVKSHSKSLKAYPPMTFQLTIQGGNAMNYRIVEKEPFRIVGIMRRVPIQFHGVNSEIDSMARSLTPEDIAQLKELSDLEPRGMVQASVNFSDGRMEEKGTVDHYIGVATSKECPEQFTKLEVSKATWAIFEAVGPFPNTLQNIWGRIYSEWFPSASYELARGPEMVWNESTDFSSQTFRSEIWIPVIMK; encoded by the coding sequence ATGGATGGGCTTGCAACTCTGAATAGGGCTATACAGTATATTGAGGAAAACCTTGATGAGGACATGGATTTGAAGGAAGCAGCTAGGCTTGCTTGCTGTTCCGAATACCATTTTTCAAGAATGTTCTCGTTCCTTGCAGGCATCACGTTATCGGAATATATCCGCCGAAGACGCTTAACGCTTGCGGCATTTGAACTTCAAGCTGGTAATGTGCGAATCCTGGATATGGCGGTGAAGTACGGCTATGGCTCTGCAGACGCGTTCTCTAGAGCTTTTCAAAGCTTGCACGGGTTCCCGCCTTCTTTGGTAAAATCTCATTCCAAATCGCTAAAAGCCTATCCACCAATGACCTTCCAATTAACCATTCAGGGAGGAAACGCTATGAATTACCGTATTGTAGAGAAGGAGCCTTTCCGAATTGTGGGCATCATGAGAAGGGTCCCCATCCAGTTTCATGGTGTGAATTCGGAAATTGATTCCATGGCGAGAAGCTTAACGCCGGAGGACATTGCGCAGCTGAAGGAACTCTCGGATCTAGAACCACGGGGAATGGTTCAAGCCTCTGTGAATTTCTCGGATGGGCGTATGGAGGAGAAAGGAACCGTCGATCACTATATCGGCGTTGCTACAAGTAAGGAGTGCCCCGAGCAGTTTACGAAGTTGGAGGTTTCGAAAGCAACTTGGGCTATATTCGAAGCAGTCGGTCCTTTCCCTAATACGCTGCAAAATATTTGGGGACGGATTTATTCAGAGTGGTTCCCCTCTGCGAGTTACGAGTTGGCTAGAGGGCCCGAGATGGTTTGGAATGAGAGCACGGATTTTTCCTCCCAGACATTCCGTAGCGAAATTTGGATACCTGTAATCATGAAATAA
- a CDS encoding DUF3231 family protein: MNKLDDRYITLTATEIGEIWKNYIGETLLNCVYTHFLTNTNDQRIKQLVEKAQQMTQKHILKLKEIFQKEKFALPVGFGSNDVHQDAAVIFTDKFYLFYLKESARINLLQFSNALTVTFREDIRAYFDECIDDTSELYQDVMNCMLAKGFIIRAPGIPIPKEAKLIESNDFLHKLFAKQRPLSSTEITGIYTNLDSNQLGKSLMIAFSQVASSPDIKKYMVAGRDLSSENIKKLQEFLAKDHLPSPQLWDAEVLESKQAPFSDKLMLFHVALANTGSAINFAFGITSVLRQDVVLAFAEMLGDIGKYADQGIRMLIENRWLEQPPLAADRDALVQS; encoded by the coding sequence ATGAACAAGCTTGACGATAGATATATTACGTTAACCGCGACGGAGATCGGTGAGATCTGGAAAAACTACATAGGTGAAACGTTGCTGAATTGCGTGTATACTCATTTCTTAACGAATACGAACGATCAGCGAATTAAGCAATTGGTAGAGAAAGCTCAACAGATGACACAGAAGCATATATTGAAGCTCAAAGAAATTTTCCAAAAAGAAAAGTTTGCTCTTCCGGTCGGCTTCGGCTCCAATGATGTACATCAGGATGCCGCTGTCATTTTTACAGATAAATTTTATTTGTTTTATTTGAAGGAGTCAGCAAGAATTAACCTCTTACAGTTCTCCAATGCCTTAACCGTTACTTTCCGCGAAGATATTCGCGCTTATTTCGACGAGTGTATCGACGATACGAGCGAGCTTTATCAGGATGTCATGAATTGCATGTTAGCGAAGGGCTTTATTATACGTGCACCGGGAATTCCGATCCCTAAGGAAGCTAAGCTCATTGAATCGAATGACTTTCTGCATAAACTGTTTGCTAAGCAAAGACCCCTCTCCTCCACAGAAATTACGGGAATCTATACCAATTTGGATTCCAATCAGCTTGGGAAATCTCTGATGATTGCTTTTAGTCAAGTTGCGTCTTCGCCAGATATTAAGAAATATATGGTTGCCGGCAGAGATCTCTCCTCTGAAAACATCAAAAAGCTACAGGAGTTTCTAGCGAAAGACCACTTGCCCTCCCCGCAGCTGTGGGATGCCGAAGTGTTAGAATCGAAGCAGGCGCCGTTTTCAGACAAATTGATGCTGTTTCATGTCGCCTTGGCTAACACAGGAAGTGCGATTAACTTTGCTTTTGGCATTACTTCTGTCCTTAGGCAGGACGTAGTTCTAGCGTTCGCAGAGATGCTCGGGGACATTGGCAAATATGCCGATCAAGGAATCAGGATGCTAATCGAGAACCGCTGGCTCGAGCAGCCTCCGCTTGCTGCTGACCGGGATGCATTAGTCCAATCGTAA
- a CDS encoding virulence RhuM family protein, which produces MDNHTDVLIYQTEDGNTKIDVKLENGTVWMTQKAIAELYQKGVNTINEHIKKIYEEGELNEAATIRKNRIVQTEGQRQVEREVAFYNLEMIIAIGYRVRSHRGTQFRRWATERLNEYLVKGFTMDDKRLKDMRNFGQDYFDELLQRIRDIRASEKRFYRKITDIYALSVDYDPNASMSKEFFATVQNKLHFAIHGHTAAELIAKRASAENDNMGLTSWKGDKVRKSDITVAKNYLTDKEVQSLNRIVTMYLDYAEDQAERQSPMYMKDWICKLDSFLKFNERDILTNAGSISQEVAEKLAAEEYEKYNQRRLAIDISRDFDEFIKRNRLDK; this is translated from the coding sequence GTGGACAATCATACAGATGTATTAATATATCAGACAGAAGATGGAAACACCAAAATTGACGTTAAGCTGGAGAACGGCACTGTATGGATGACTCAGAAGGCGATTGCGGAGTTGTATCAGAAAGGCGTTAATACAATAAATGAACATATCAAAAAAATCTACGAAGAAGGCGAACTGAACGAGGCAGCAACTATTCGGAAAAACCGAATAGTTCAAACTGAAGGTCAACGGCAAGTTGAGCGAGAGGTTGCATTTTACAACCTTGAGATGATTATCGCTATCGGGTATCGAGTTCGCTCGCACAGAGGCACCCAGTTCAGACGGTGGGCAACAGAACGTCTCAACGAATACCTAGTTAAAGGCTTCACAATGGACGATAAGCGTTTGAAGGACATGCGCAATTTCGGACAAGACTACTTCGATGAATTGCTCCAGCGTATCCGCGACATCCGAGCGTCGGAGAAGAGATTCTACCGTAAGATTACGGATATTTATGCTTTATCTGTTGACTACGATCCAAACGCCAGCATGTCCAAAGAGTTCTTTGCTACCGTTCAAAATAAACTTCATTTTGCCATTCATGGTCATACCGCGGCAGAACTTATCGCCAAACGAGCAAGCGCTGAGAATGATAATATGGGACTAACGAGTTGGAAGGGCGATAAAGTAAGAAAAAGTGACATAACCGTAGCCAAAAATTACCTGACCGACAAAGAGGTGCAGTCATTGAACAGAATCGTAACGATGTACTTGGATTATGCAGAGGATCAAGCAGAACGCCAATCTCCAATGTACATGAAGGATTGGATTTGTAAGCTCGACTCGTTCTTAAAGTTCAATGAACGCGACATTTTGACCAATGCAGGCAGCATCTCGCAAGAGGTTGCAGAGAAATTGGCTGCAGAAGAATACGAGAAGTACAATCAAAGACGATTGGCCATTGATATAAGTAGGGATTTTGATGAGTTTATAAAAAGAAATCGATTGGATAAGTAG
- a CDS encoding TerC family protein: MDSIWLQYGWTLLILIGLEGLLSADNALVLAVIAKHLPEDQKSRAINYGIIMAFVFRFAALFAISFIANVWQVQAIGAAYLLYLGLKHIIQTKFGKKHGDIHKDDEKAAKGKGFWPTVGKIALADLAFAIDSILAAVALALGLPDSPLRDFGGMDGGQFIVVVLGGVAGLILIKYAATWFVKLLAQRPALETTAYAIVAWVGVKLAVITLAHGDIGLLDPHFPHGTAWTLVFYAVLVAIALLGWFAPSNKGSKASQA; encoded by the coding sequence TTGGATTCCATTTGGCTGCAGTATGGATGGACCTTATTAATCTTGATCGGTCTGGAGGGCTTACTGTCGGCGGATAATGCGCTCGTACTCGCGGTGATCGCGAAGCATCTGCCGGAGGATCAGAAGAGTAGGGCAATTAACTACGGTATTATTATGGCCTTCGTGTTCCGCTTCGCGGCGCTGTTCGCGATCTCATTCATCGCCAACGTGTGGCAGGTACAAGCGATCGGTGCGGCCTACTTGTTGTACCTGGGCTTGAAGCATATTATCCAGACGAAGTTCGGCAAGAAGCATGGAGATATTCATAAGGACGATGAGAAGGCGGCTAAGGGGAAGGGCTTCTGGCCAACTGTTGGTAAAATCGCGCTCGCTGACCTCGCCTTCGCCATCGATTCGATACTCGCCGCGGTGGCACTGGCACTCGGTCTTCCGGATTCGCCGCTGCGCGATTTCGGCGGCATGGACGGCGGACAGTTCATCGTCGTCGTACTCGGCGGAGTTGCCGGATTGATCTTGATCAAATATGCGGCGACCTGGTTCGTCAAGCTGCTCGCCCAGCGTCCTGCGCTGGAGACGACGGCGTATGCGATCGTGGCATGGGTCGGCGTCAAGCTTGCGGTCATTACACTCGCGCATGGGGATATCGGACTTCTCGACCCTCACTTCCCTCATGGCACAGCCTGGACGCTCGTATTCTATGCGGTGCTCGTCGCTATTGCCTTGCTGGGCTGGTTCGCTCCGAGCAACAAGGGCTCGAAGGCGAGTCAAGCTTAA
- a CDS encoding VOC family protein, with the protein MTVKLTPYITLEGRTREAIQFYEQAIGAEVLSILTYGQMPDMPSTFTDELKSLVAHAKLKVGEAELMFSDAPGGSPIENGKRVTICITTNDVEQSRRIFEALQQEGQVNMPFKEEPFSPGFGDVTDKFGVTFQVYTELE; encoded by the coding sequence ATGACTGTGAAACTGACCCCTTATATTACGTTGGAGGGACGCACAAGAGAAGCCATTCAGTTCTACGAGCAAGCGATCGGTGCAGAGGTGCTCTCCATCCTGACTTACGGACAAATGCCGGACATGCCCAGCACGTTCACAGACGAGCTCAAGAGCCTCGTGGCCCACGCCAAGCTCAAGGTCGGTGAAGCGGAGCTCATGTTCTCAGATGCCCCAGGCGGGTCGCCGATTGAGAACGGGAAGCGGGTCACGATCTGCATCACGACGAACGACGTTGAGCAATCGAGACGAATCTTTGAAGCGCTGCAGCAAGAGGGGCAAGTCAACATGCCGTTCAAGGAAGAGCCGTTCAGCCCTGGCTTTGGCGATGTGACGGATAAATTCGGCGTAACCTTTCAAGTGTATACGGAGCTGGAATAG
- a CDS encoding sigma-70 family RNA polymerase sigma factor, with protein MSHKQEEINQLEDMRSELIGYCYRMTGSIYEAEDAVQDTMLRAWQSWDQVREHAARRAWVYRIATNVCIDRLRHAQRRALPMDLSEPAAARFEPTETLPPASWVWPAPASASDPAQVAVSRETIRLSFIALLQLLPPRQRAVLILLEVFRWSAQEIAATLGMTTAAVNSALQRARATIAQSKPRSDEWQGADAEADPQLLARYVDAFERYDIDALLALFHENGSLSMPPFTMWVHGRSNVSSFYHTTRSHCIGSRMIPVRANGNSPAFGQYVPTADGGVLTPWSLHVLELKQGKLAHVHHFIDSELFSRFGLPTELGLNQDVGTDR; from the coding sequence ATGAGCCACAAGCAAGAAGAAATCAACCAGCTCGAGGACATGCGTTCCGAGCTCATCGGATATTGCTACCGGATGACAGGGTCCATCTATGAGGCGGAGGATGCGGTACAGGATACGATGCTCCGCGCTTGGCAGAGCTGGGATCAGGTCCGGGAGCATGCTGCACGTAGAGCCTGGGTGTATCGGATTGCTACGAATGTGTGTATCGATCGGCTACGGCATGCACAGCGCAGGGCGCTGCCTATGGACCTCTCCGAGCCGGCAGCTGCTCGATTCGAGCCTACGGAGACGTTACCGCCAGCTTCGTGGGTGTGGCCAGCGCCTGCTTCCGCTAGCGATCCCGCTCAAGTCGCAGTGAGCAGAGAAACGATACGATTATCGTTCATTGCGCTGCTGCAGCTGTTACCGCCCCGGCAACGTGCTGTACTGATTCTGCTCGAGGTGTTCCGATGGTCGGCCCAAGAGATCGCAGCAACGCTAGGGATGACCACCGCAGCCGTCAACAGCGCATTGCAGCGAGCACGGGCGACGATCGCTCAATCGAAGCCTCGTTCTGACGAATGGCAAGGTGCAGATGCCGAAGCAGATCCTCAGCTGCTTGCCCGATATGTGGACGCCTTCGAGCGATACGACATCGATGCATTGCTGGCGCTATTCCATGAGAATGGCAGCTTGTCCATGCCGCCCTTCACCATGTGGGTTCATGGCCGCTCTAATGTATCGTCGTTCTACCATACGACACGCAGCCATTGTATCGGCTCCCGGATGATTCCGGTCCGCGCTAACGGGAATAGTCCTGCCTTCGGTCAGTATGTACCGACAGCAGATGGGGGTGTGCTCACCCCGTGGAGCCTACATGTCCTCGAGTTGAAGCAGGGGAAGCTCGCCCATGTGCATCATTTTATTGATTCGGAGTTGTTTAGTCGGTTCGGATTGCCGACAGAGCTGGGATTGAATCAAGATGTGGGGACCGACCGATGA
- a CDS encoding MFS transporter: MAEAGNSVEPARHVQREAGRIMDYVHSPEKQRQLQARTLRVIIVSQLLSGAGLAAGITVGALLAQEMLGAESYSGVPIALFTLGSAIAALLIGRLSEQYSRRVGLAAGFLAGGVGAVGIVLAAIWEHVPLLLVSLLIYGGGTATNMQARYASTDLALPAHRGRAVSLVMVFTTFGAVAGPNLVQLTGRFADSLGAPALSGPFMLAALTYTAAGLVLLGWLRPDPLLVSKAIDEEERRKGLLNEGKPSLAPAAPANVRGIIVGATVMVLTQVVMVAIMTMTPVHMQHHGHSLSEVGIVISLHIAAMFLPSPLTGLLVDKLGRSAMSYVSGFTLLLAGIFAAVVPGHSMLLMVLALVLLGLGWNMGFISGTAAMVDATTPQTRAKTQGKVDVLVALGGASGGALSGVVVAQSSFAALSMAGALLSLLLIPVVVWSRSQKK; this comes from the coding sequence ATGGCTGAAGCTGGAAATTCGGTGGAGCCTGCTCGTCACGTCCAACGTGAAGCAGGTCGGATCATGGACTATGTACACTCACCTGAGAAGCAACGTCAGCTGCAAGCAAGAACGCTACGAGTCATCATCGTGTCGCAGCTATTAAGCGGAGCGGGCCTCGCAGCAGGCATTACCGTCGGCGCGCTGCTTGCACAGGAGATGCTGGGCGCAGAGAGCTACTCGGGAGTGCCGATCGCTCTGTTCACGCTCGGCTCGGCGATCGCCGCCCTGCTCATCGGCCGCCTCTCTGAGCAATACAGTAGACGCGTCGGCTTAGCGGCCGGCTTCTTGGCAGGCGGTGTAGGGGCGGTTGGCATTGTGCTCGCTGCGATCTGGGAGCATGTCCCCCTGCTCTTAGTCTCTCTGCTCATATACGGCGGAGGAACGGCGACGAACATGCAAGCTCGCTATGCCAGTACGGACTTGGCGTTGCCTGCGCATCGCGGGAGAGCGGTTAGCCTCGTCATGGTATTCACCACCTTCGGCGCTGTCGCCGGTCCGAATCTGGTCCAGCTCACAGGCCGCTTCGCGGACTCGTTAGGCGCGCCTGCTCTGTCCGGGCCCTTCATGCTAGCCGCGCTTACCTATACGGCCGCTGGACTTGTGCTGTTGGGCTGGCTGCGACCGGACCCTCTCCTGGTGTCGAAGGCGATCGACGAGGAGGAGCGCAGGAAGGGCCTTCTCAACGAAGGGAAGCCGTCTCTTGCTCCAGCCGCACCTGCCAACGTCCGGGGCATTATCGTGGGAGCAACCGTCATGGTGCTGACCCAAGTGGTCATGGTCGCGATCATGACGATGACTCCCGTTCACATGCAGCATCACGGTCACAGCTTGAGCGAGGTCGGCATCGTCATCAGTCTGCACATCGCCGCGATGTTCCTGCCCTCTCCACTTACGGGTCTATTGGTCGATAAGCTGGGACGCAGCGCGATGTCCTATGTATCCGGCTTCACGCTGCTGCTCGCAGGGATCTTCGCCGCTGTCGTCCCCGGACATTCCATGCTACTCATGGTGCTGGCGCTTGTGCTTCTAGGCTTGGGCTGGAATATGGGCTTCATCAGTGGAACAGCAGCCATGGTCGATGCTACGACACCTCAGACTCGCGCGAAGACTCAGGGCAAGGTCGATGTGCTCGTCGCTCTCGGCGGCGCTTCCGGCGGCGCGCTATCGGGTGTTGTTGTCGCACAATCGAGCTTCGCGGCGCTCTCCATGGCCGGAGCGTTGTTGTCGCTGCTTCTCATTCCGGTTGTCGTCTGGTCGCGGTCGCAGAAGAAGTAA